From Drosophila suzukii chromosome 2R, CBGP_Dsuzu_IsoJpt1.0, whole genome shotgun sequence, a single genomic window includes:
- the LOC108019778 gene encoding G protein alpha q subunit isoform X2 gives MECCLSEEAKEQKRINQEIEKQLRRDKRDARRELKLLLLGTGESGKSTFIKQMRIIHGSGYSDEDKRGYIKLVFQNIFMAMQSMIKAMDMLKISYGQGEHSELADLVMSIDYETVTTFEDPYLNAIKTLWDDAGIQECYDRRREYQLTDSAKYYLSDLARIELADYLPTEQDILRARVPTTGILEYPFDLDGIVFRMVDVGGQRSERRKWIHCFENVTSIIFLVALSEYDQILFESDNENRMEESKALFRTIITYPWFQNSSVILFLNKKDLLEEKIMYSHLVDYFPEYDGPQRDAIAAREFILRMFVDLNPDSEKIIYSHFTCATDTENIRFVFAAVKDTILQSNLKEYNLV, from the exons ATGGAGTGCTGTTTATCGGAGGAGGCCAAGGAACAAAAGCGCATCAATCAGGAAATCGAGAAGCAGTTGCGCCGAGACAAGAGAGATGCGCGCCGCGAGCTTaaattgttgctgctgg GCACGGGCGAGTCCGGCAAGTCAACATTTATCAAACAGATGCGCATTATCCACGGCAGCGGCTACTCGGACGAGGACAAGCGTGGGTACATCAAGCTGGTTTTCCAGAACATATTCATGGCCATGCAGTCAATGATCAAGGCAATGGACATGCTGAAGATTTCCTATGGTCAGGGAGAGCATAGC GAACTGGCCGATCTGGTAATGAGCATCGACTACGAGACCGTTACCACGTTCGAGGATCCATACTTGAATGCCATCAAAACGCTATGGGACGATGCTGGCATCCAGGAGTGCTACGATCGTCGTAGGGAATATCAGCTGACTGATTCAGCCAAATA CTACTTGAGCGACTTAGCTCGAATTGAACTGGCTGATTATTTGCCAACTGAGCAGGATATTCTGCGTGCTCGAGTGCCGACAACTGGCATTCTTGAGTATCCTTTCGATTTGGATGGCATTGTGTTTAG AATGGTGGACGTCGGAGGTCAGCGATCCGAGAGAAGAAAGTGGATTCATTGCTTTGAGAACGTGACatcaattatatttttggtagCGCTATCGGAATATGATCAAATCTTGTTTGAATCTGATAACGAG aATCGAATGGAGGAATCTAAAGCTTTATTTCGTACTATAATTACATACCCCTGGTTCCAAAATTCGTCCGTTATTCTTTTCCTGAATAAGAAGGACTTGTTGGAGGAGAAAATAATGTATTCGCATTTGGTAGACTATTTTCCTGAGTACGATG GTCCACAGCGCGACGCAATTGCGGCCCGAGAATTCATACTGCGAATGTTTGTAGATTTAAATCCAGATTCCGAAAAAATTATCTATTCTCATTTCACCTGTGCTACAG ATACGGAAAACATAAGGTTTGTGTTTGCAGCTGTTAAGGACACAATTCTGCAATCGAACCTTAAGGAATATAATTTGGTCTAA
- the LOC108019778 gene encoding G protein alpha q subunit isoform X1, giving the protein MECCLSEEAKEQKRINQEIEKQLRRDKRDARRELKLLLLGTGESGKSTFIKQMRIIHGSGYSDEDKRGYIKLVFQNIFMAMQSMIKAMDMLKISYGQGEHSELADLVMSIDYETVTTFEDPYLNAIKTLWDDAGIQECYDRRREYQLTDSAKYYLKDLDRVAQPAYLPTEQDILRVRVPTTGIIEYPFDLEEIRFRMVDVGGQRSERRKWIHCFENVTSIIFLVALSEYDQILFESDNENRMEESKALFRTIITYPWFQNSSVILFLNKKDLLEEKIMYSHLVDYFPEYDGPQRDAIAAREFILRMFVDLNPDSEKIIYSHFTCATDTENIRFVFAAVKDTILQSNLKEYNLV; this is encoded by the exons ATGGAGTGCTGTTTATCGGAGGAGGCCAAGGAACAAAAGCGCATCAATCAGGAAATCGAGAAGCAGTTGCGCCGAGACAAGAGAGATGCGCGCCGCGAGCTTaaattgttgctgctgg GCACGGGCGAGTCCGGCAAGTCAACATTTATCAAACAGATGCGCATTATCCACGGCAGCGGCTACTCGGACGAGGACAAGCGTGGGTACATCAAGCTGGTTTTCCAGAACATATTCATGGCCATGCAGTCAATGATCAAGGCAATGGACATGCTGAAGATTTCCTATGGTCAGGGAGAGCATAGC GAACTGGCCGATCTGGTAATGAGCATCGACTACGAGACCGTTACCACGTTCGAGGATCCATACTTGAATGCCATCAAAACGCTATGGGACGATGCTGGCATCCAGGAGTGCTACGATCGTCGTAGGGAATATCAGCTGACTGATTCAGCCAAATA TTATCTGAAGGATCTCGATCGTGTGGCTCAACCTGCATATTTACCCACTGAGCAAGACATTTTAAGAGTTCGTGTGCCGACAACAGGGATAATTGAGTATCCCTTTGATTTAGAAGAAATCAGATTTAG AATGGTGGACGTCGGAGGTCAGCGATCCGAGAGAAGAAAGTGGATTCATTGCTTTGAGAACGTGACatcaattatatttttggtagCGCTATCGGAATATGATCAAATCTTGTTTGAATCTGATAACGAG aATCGAATGGAGGAATCTAAAGCTTTATTTCGTACTATAATTACATACCCCTGGTTCCAAAATTCGTCCGTTATTCTTTTCCTGAATAAGAAGGACTTGTTGGAGGAGAAAATAATGTATTCGCATTTGGTAGACTATTTTCCTGAGTACGATG GTCCACAGCGCGACGCAATTGCGGCCCGAGAATTCATACTGCGAATGTTTGTAGATTTAAATCCAGATTCCGAAAAAATTATCTATTCTCATTTCACCTGTGCTACAG ATACGGAAAACATAAGGTTTGTGTTTGCAGCTGTTAAGGACACAATTCTGCAATCGAACCTTAAGGAATATAATTTGGTCTAA
- the LOC108019778 gene encoding G protein alpha q subunit isoform X3, translated as MECCLSEEAKEQKRINQEIEKQLRRDKRDARRELKLLLLGTGESGKSTFIKQMRIIHGSGYSDEDKRGYIKLVFQNIFMAMQSMIKAMDMLKISYGQGEHSELADLVMSIDYETVTTFEDPYLNAIKTLWDDAGIQECYDRRREYQLTDSAKYYLKDLDRVAQPAYLPTEQDILRVRVPTTGIIEYPFDLEEIRFRMVDVGGQRSERRKWIHCFENVTSIIFLVALSEYDQILFESDNENRMEESKALFRTIITYPWFQNSSVILFLNKKDLLEEKIMYSHLVDYFPEYDGPKQDHAAAKQFVLKKYLASNPDPERQCYSHFTTATDTENIKLVFCAVKDTIMQNALKEFNLG; from the exons ATGGAGTGCTGTTTATCGGAGGAGGCCAAGGAACAAAAGCGCATCAATCAGGAAATCGAGAAGCAGTTGCGCCGAGACAAGAGAGATGCGCGCCGCGAGCTTaaattgttgctgctgg GCACGGGCGAGTCCGGCAAGTCAACATTTATCAAACAGATGCGCATTATCCACGGCAGCGGCTACTCGGACGAGGACAAGCGTGGGTACATCAAGCTGGTTTTCCAGAACATATTCATGGCCATGCAGTCAATGATCAAGGCAATGGACATGCTGAAGATTTCCTATGGTCAGGGAGAGCATAGC GAACTGGCCGATCTGGTAATGAGCATCGACTACGAGACCGTTACCACGTTCGAGGATCCATACTTGAATGCCATCAAAACGCTATGGGACGATGCTGGCATCCAGGAGTGCTACGATCGTCGTAGGGAATATCAGCTGACTGATTCAGCCAAATA TTATCTGAAGGATCTCGATCGTGTGGCTCAACCTGCATATTTACCCACTGAGCAAGACATTTTAAGAGTTCGTGTGCCGACAACAGGGATAATTGAGTATCCCTTTGATTTAGAAGAAATCAGATTTAG AATGGTGGACGTCGGAGGTCAGCGATCCGAGAGAAGAAAGTGGATTCATTGCTTTGAGAACGTGACatcaattatatttttggtagCGCTATCGGAATATGATCAAATCTTGTTTGAATCTGATAACGAG aATCGAATGGAGGAATCTAAAGCTTTATTTCGTACTATAATTACATACCCCTGGTTCCAAAATTCGTCCGTTATTCTTTTCCTGAATAAGAAGGACTTGTTGGAGGAGAAAATAATGTATTCGCATTTGGTAGACTATTTTCCTGAGTACGATG GTCCAAAGCAGGATCACGCCGCGGCCAAACAGTTTGTTTTGAAAAAGTACTTGGCCTCCAATCCAGATCCCGAACGTCAATGCTATTCGCATTTTACAACGGCCACAG ATACCGAAAACATCAAACTTGTGTTCTGCGCTGTCAAAGATACAATTATGCAAAATGCACTAAAGGAGTTCAATTTGGGCTAA
- the LOC108019778 gene encoding G protein alpha q subunit isoform X7: protein MECCLSEEAKEQKRINQEIEKQLRRDKRDARRELKLLLLGTGESGKSTFIKQMRIIHGSGYSDEDKRGYIKLVFQNIFMAMQSMIKAMDMLKISYGQGEHSELADLVMSIDYETVTTFEDPYLNAIKTLWDDAGIQECYDRRREYQLTDSAKYYLKDLDRVAQPAYLPTEQDILRVRVPTTGIIEYPFDLEEIRFSYLSDLARIELADYLPTEQDILRARVPTTGILEYPFDLDGIVFRMVDVGGQRSERRKWIHCFENVTSIIFLVALSEYDQILFESDNENRMEESKALFRTIITYPWFQNSSVILFLNKKDLLEEKIMYSHLVDYFPEYDGPQRDAIAAREFILRMFVDLNPDSEKIIYSHFTCATDTENIKLVFCAVKDTIMQNALKEFNLG from the exons ATGGAGTGCTGTTTATCGGAGGAGGCCAAGGAACAAAAGCGCATCAATCAGGAAATCGAGAAGCAGTTGCGCCGAGACAAGAGAGATGCGCGCCGCGAGCTTaaattgttgctgctgg GCACGGGCGAGTCCGGCAAGTCAACATTTATCAAACAGATGCGCATTATCCACGGCAGCGGCTACTCGGACGAGGACAAGCGTGGGTACATCAAGCTGGTTTTCCAGAACATATTCATGGCCATGCAGTCAATGATCAAGGCAATGGACATGCTGAAGATTTCCTATGGTCAGGGAGAGCATAGC GAACTGGCCGATCTGGTAATGAGCATCGACTACGAGACCGTTACCACGTTCGAGGATCCATACTTGAATGCCATCAAAACGCTATGGGACGATGCTGGCATCCAGGAGTGCTACGATCGTCGTAGGGAATATCAGCTGACTGATTCAGCCAAATA TTATCTGAAGGATCTCGATCGTGTGGCTCAACCTGCATATTTACCCACTGAGCAAGACATTTTAAGAGTTCGTGTGCCGACAACAGGGATAATTGAGTATCCCTTTGATTTAGAAGAAATCAGATTTAG CTACTTGAGCGACTTAGCTCGAATTGAACTGGCTGATTATTTGCCAACTGAGCAGGATATTCTGCGTGCTCGAGTGCCGACAACTGGCATTCTTGAGTATCCTTTCGATTTGGATGGCATTGTGTTTAG AATGGTGGACGTCGGAGGTCAGCGATCCGAGAGAAGAAAGTGGATTCATTGCTTTGAGAACGTGACatcaattatatttttggtagCGCTATCGGAATATGATCAAATCTTGTTTGAATCTGATAACGAG aATCGAATGGAGGAATCTAAAGCTTTATTTCGTACTATAATTACATACCCCTGGTTCCAAAATTCGTCCGTTATTCTTTTCCTGAATAAGAAGGACTTGTTGGAGGAGAAAATAATGTATTCGCATTTGGTAGACTATTTTCCTGAGTACGATG GTCCACAGCGCGACGCAATTGCGGCCCGAGAATTCATACTGCGAATGTTTGTAGATTTAAATCCAGATTCCGAAAAAATTATCTATTCTCATTTCACCTGTGCTACAG ATACCGAAAACATCAAACTTGTGTTCTGCGCTGTCAAAGATACAATTATGCAAAATGCACTAAAGGAGTTCAATTTGGGCTAA
- the LOC108019778 gene encoding G protein alpha q subunit isoform X6, with the protein MECCLSEEAKEQKRINQEIEKQLRRDKRDARRELKLLLLGTGESGKSTFIKQMRIIHGSGYSDEDKRGYIKLVFQNIFMAMQSMIKAMDMLKISYGQGEHSELADLVMSIDYETVTTFEDPYLNAIKTLWDDAGIQECYDRRREYQLTDSAKYYLSDLARIELADYLPTEQDILRARVPTTGILEYPFDLDGIVFRMVDVGGQRSERRKWIHCFENVTSIIFLVALSEYDQILFESDNENRMEESKALFRTIITYPWFQNSSVILFLNKKDLLEEKIMYSHLVDYFPEYDGPQRDAIAAREFILRMFVDLNPDSEKIIYSHFTCATDTENIKLVFCAVKDTIMQNALKEFNLG; encoded by the exons ATGGAGTGCTGTTTATCGGAGGAGGCCAAGGAACAAAAGCGCATCAATCAGGAAATCGAGAAGCAGTTGCGCCGAGACAAGAGAGATGCGCGCCGCGAGCTTaaattgttgctgctgg GCACGGGCGAGTCCGGCAAGTCAACATTTATCAAACAGATGCGCATTATCCACGGCAGCGGCTACTCGGACGAGGACAAGCGTGGGTACATCAAGCTGGTTTTCCAGAACATATTCATGGCCATGCAGTCAATGATCAAGGCAATGGACATGCTGAAGATTTCCTATGGTCAGGGAGAGCATAGC GAACTGGCCGATCTGGTAATGAGCATCGACTACGAGACCGTTACCACGTTCGAGGATCCATACTTGAATGCCATCAAAACGCTATGGGACGATGCTGGCATCCAGGAGTGCTACGATCGTCGTAGGGAATATCAGCTGACTGATTCAGCCAAATA CTACTTGAGCGACTTAGCTCGAATTGAACTGGCTGATTATTTGCCAACTGAGCAGGATATTCTGCGTGCTCGAGTGCCGACAACTGGCATTCTTGAGTATCCTTTCGATTTGGATGGCATTGTGTTTAG AATGGTGGACGTCGGAGGTCAGCGATCCGAGAGAAGAAAGTGGATTCATTGCTTTGAGAACGTGACatcaattatatttttggtagCGCTATCGGAATATGATCAAATCTTGTTTGAATCTGATAACGAG aATCGAATGGAGGAATCTAAAGCTTTATTTCGTACTATAATTACATACCCCTGGTTCCAAAATTCGTCCGTTATTCTTTTCCTGAATAAGAAGGACTTGTTGGAGGAGAAAATAATGTATTCGCATTTGGTAGACTATTTTCCTGAGTACGATG GTCCACAGCGCGACGCAATTGCGGCCCGAGAATTCATACTGCGAATGTTTGTAGATTTAAATCCAGATTCCGAAAAAATTATCTATTCTCATTTCACCTGTGCTACAG ATACCGAAAACATCAAACTTGTGTTCTGCGCTGTCAAAGATACAATTATGCAAAATGCACTAAAGGAGTTCAATTTGGGCTAA
- the LOC108019778 gene encoding G protein alpha q subunit isoform X4, whose protein sequence is MECCLSEEAKEQKRINQEIEKQLRRDKRDARRELKLLLLGTGESGKSTFIKQMRIIHGSGYSDEDKRGYIKLVFQNIFMAMQSMIKAMDMLKISYGQGEHSELADLVMSIDYETVTTFEDPYLNAIKTLWDDAGIQECYDRRREYQLTDSAKYYLKDLDRVAQPAYLPTEQDILRVRVPTTGIIEYPFDLEEIRFRMVDVGGQRSERRKWIHCFENVTSIIFLVALSEYDQILFESDNENRMEESKALFRTIITYPWFQNSSVILFLNKKDLLEEKIMYSHLVDYFPEYDGPQRDAIAAREFILRMFVDLNPDSEKIIYSHFTCATDTENIKLVFCAVKDTIMQNALKEFNLG, encoded by the exons ATGGAGTGCTGTTTATCGGAGGAGGCCAAGGAACAAAAGCGCATCAATCAGGAAATCGAGAAGCAGTTGCGCCGAGACAAGAGAGATGCGCGCCGCGAGCTTaaattgttgctgctgg GCACGGGCGAGTCCGGCAAGTCAACATTTATCAAACAGATGCGCATTATCCACGGCAGCGGCTACTCGGACGAGGACAAGCGTGGGTACATCAAGCTGGTTTTCCAGAACATATTCATGGCCATGCAGTCAATGATCAAGGCAATGGACATGCTGAAGATTTCCTATGGTCAGGGAGAGCATAGC GAACTGGCCGATCTGGTAATGAGCATCGACTACGAGACCGTTACCACGTTCGAGGATCCATACTTGAATGCCATCAAAACGCTATGGGACGATGCTGGCATCCAGGAGTGCTACGATCGTCGTAGGGAATATCAGCTGACTGATTCAGCCAAATA TTATCTGAAGGATCTCGATCGTGTGGCTCAACCTGCATATTTACCCACTGAGCAAGACATTTTAAGAGTTCGTGTGCCGACAACAGGGATAATTGAGTATCCCTTTGATTTAGAAGAAATCAGATTTAG AATGGTGGACGTCGGAGGTCAGCGATCCGAGAGAAGAAAGTGGATTCATTGCTTTGAGAACGTGACatcaattatatttttggtagCGCTATCGGAATATGATCAAATCTTGTTTGAATCTGATAACGAG aATCGAATGGAGGAATCTAAAGCTTTATTTCGTACTATAATTACATACCCCTGGTTCCAAAATTCGTCCGTTATTCTTTTCCTGAATAAGAAGGACTTGTTGGAGGAGAAAATAATGTATTCGCATTTGGTAGACTATTTTCCTGAGTACGATG GTCCACAGCGCGACGCAATTGCGGCCCGAGAATTCATACTGCGAATGTTTGTAGATTTAAATCCAGATTCCGAAAAAATTATCTATTCTCATTTCACCTGTGCTACAG ATACCGAAAACATCAAACTTGTGTTCTGCGCTGTCAAAGATACAATTATGCAAAATGCACTAAAGGAGTTCAATTTGGGCTAA
- the LOC108019778 gene encoding G protein alpha q subunit isoform X5, whose product MECCLSEEAKEQKRINQEIEKQLRRDKRDARRELKLLLLGTGESGKSTFIKQMRIIHGSGYSDEDKRGYIKLVFQNIFMAMQSMIKAMDMLKISYGQGEHSELADLVMSIDYETVTTFEDPYLNAIKTLWDDAGIQECYDRRREYQLTDSAKYYLSDLARIELADYLPTEQDILRARVPTTGILEYPFDLDGIVFRMVDVGGQRSERRKWIHCFENVTSIIFLVALSEYDQILFESDNENRMEESKALFRTIITYPWFQNSSVILFLNKKDLLEEKIMYSHLVDYFPEYDGPKQDHAAAKQFVLKKYLASNPDPERQCYSHFTTATDTENIKLVFCAVKDTIMQNALKEFNLG is encoded by the exons ATGGAGTGCTGTTTATCGGAGGAGGCCAAGGAACAAAAGCGCATCAATCAGGAAATCGAGAAGCAGTTGCGCCGAGACAAGAGAGATGCGCGCCGCGAGCTTaaattgttgctgctgg GCACGGGCGAGTCCGGCAAGTCAACATTTATCAAACAGATGCGCATTATCCACGGCAGCGGCTACTCGGACGAGGACAAGCGTGGGTACATCAAGCTGGTTTTCCAGAACATATTCATGGCCATGCAGTCAATGATCAAGGCAATGGACATGCTGAAGATTTCCTATGGTCAGGGAGAGCATAGC GAACTGGCCGATCTGGTAATGAGCATCGACTACGAGACCGTTACCACGTTCGAGGATCCATACTTGAATGCCATCAAAACGCTATGGGACGATGCTGGCATCCAGGAGTGCTACGATCGTCGTAGGGAATATCAGCTGACTGATTCAGCCAAATA CTACTTGAGCGACTTAGCTCGAATTGAACTGGCTGATTATTTGCCAACTGAGCAGGATATTCTGCGTGCTCGAGTGCCGACAACTGGCATTCTTGAGTATCCTTTCGATTTGGATGGCATTGTGTTTAG AATGGTGGACGTCGGAGGTCAGCGATCCGAGAGAAGAAAGTGGATTCATTGCTTTGAGAACGTGACatcaattatatttttggtagCGCTATCGGAATATGATCAAATCTTGTTTGAATCTGATAACGAG aATCGAATGGAGGAATCTAAAGCTTTATTTCGTACTATAATTACATACCCCTGGTTCCAAAATTCGTCCGTTATTCTTTTCCTGAATAAGAAGGACTTGTTGGAGGAGAAAATAATGTATTCGCATTTGGTAGACTATTTTCCTGAGTACGATG GTCCAAAGCAGGATCACGCCGCGGCCAAACAGTTTGTTTTGAAAAAGTACTTGGCCTCCAATCCAGATCCCGAACGTCAATGCTATTCGCATTTTACAACGGCCACAG ATACCGAAAACATCAAACTTGTGTTCTGCGCTGTCAAAGATACAATTATGCAAAATGCACTAAAGGAGTTCAATTTGGGCTAA
- the LOC139352530 gene encoding uncharacterized protein yields MLPMFRKHRCWHRCFSTSTVLKNYGRASTLAKNAKLNMFSTAYRKINKYKKHKVCRKLNTKGATKCFV; encoded by the exons ATGTTACCGATGTTtcgaaaacatcgatgttggCATCGATGTTTCTCCACCTCTACTGTCCTCAAAAACTACGGTCGTGCGTCAACGTTAGcgaaaaatgcaaaattaaatatgtt TTCCACTGCATAcagaaaaataaacaaatacaagaAGCATAAAGTATgcagaaaattaaatacaaaaggAGCCACTAAGTGTTTCGTGTGA